The Candidatus Thermoplasmatota archaeon genome window below encodes:
- a CDS encoding cob(I)yrinic acid a,c-diamide adenosyltransferase yields the protein MSEELGKVHVLTGRGKGKTTAAFGLAMRAAGHGLKVCIVQFMKAGETSGEVVSARRLGNIDVAQYGSGSFVDSKHITNEDKEKAREGLEHAKRVLSDGSYQLVVLDEVNTVVSFGLLSADEVMGALRSRGRGVEVVLTGRNAPVEFIEYADYVSMIESKKHPFDAGLIAREGIEW from the coding sequence ATGTCAGAAGAGCTCGGGAAGGTGCATGTTCTCACAGGCCGTGGCAAGGGCAAGACAACCGCCGCCTTCGGTCTTGCGATGAGGGCAGCAGGTCACGGCCTCAAAGTATGCATAGTCCAGTTCATGAAGGCCGGGGAAACGTCTGGCGAGGTTGTCTCGGCGCGTCGTCTCGGTAATATCGATGTGGCTCAGTACGGATCCGGATCGTTCGTCGATTCGAAGCACATCACGAACGAGGACAAAGAAAAGGCCAGGGAAGGACTTGAGCATGCGAAGAGAGTCCTCTCCGACGGCAGTTACCAGCTCGTCGTTTTGGACGAGGTCAATACAGTCGTGTCATTCGGTCTTCTCAGCGCCGATGAGGTCATGGGTGCTCTAAGATCCAGAGGAAGAGGGGTCGAGGTCGTCCTGACCGGAAGAAATGCGCCCGTAGAGTTCATAGAATATGCGGACTATGTTTCGATGATTGAAAGCAAGAAACATCCCTTCGATGCCGGGCTCATCGCGCGCGAAGGCATCGAATGGTAG